Proteins encoded within one genomic window of Gloeobacter kilaueensis JS1:
- a CDS encoding PstS family phosphate ABC transporter substrate-binding protein: protein MNEAPPKRWICAGGREGVPPHTEVENYTDTCWICSLPRPNAPVSLQRGRLQPLPLLLVLAALAAVGGGVWWVQTTNQKPSSPQQAAFTSAARPSSGGNTQPPEQSDGTFTRFIDVTNVPRGIFNYGGSTTFAPLRTGRLVQAIEQAHPGFRLRYTDPLGQKPGSGTGIEMLLLGELSFAQSSRPLKEAEIAAAERRGIDLEQVPVAIDGIAVYVNPANSISGLSLVQLEQIYTGRATNWRQVGGPNLPIVPFSRDLRAGGTVDFMNEHVFNRKGLGRSVRLVQDTTDSLRKVSAIPGGIGYATAAEVVGQRGIHPLPLIKNNTRIAPFDRSGRINESAFTSGSYPITRRLYVIVKHDGRLDEQAGTAYTNLLLSDEGQQWVQKQGFIPIQGSSSQQ, encoded by the coding sequence ATGAACGAGGCTCCCCCCAAGCGTTGGATCTGTGCCGGTGGCCGGGAGGGCGTACCGCCCCACACCGAGGTCGAAAATTACACCGACACCTGCTGGATCTGCTCACTGCCCCGGCCCAATGCTCCCGTGAGCCTGCAGCGGGGCCGCCTGCAACCCCTGCCGCTCCTGCTCGTTCTCGCTGCTCTGGCGGCGGTGGGAGGCGGAGTCTGGTGGGTGCAGACGACGAACCAAAAGCCGTCCTCCCCGCAGCAGGCCGCTTTTACCTCCGCTGCCAGACCGTCTTCCGGGGGCAACACCCAGCCACCGGAGCAGTCTGACGGCACCTTTACGCGCTTTATCGATGTAACGAACGTTCCACGGGGCATCTTCAACTACGGCGGCTCGACGACCTTCGCTCCGCTGCGCACCGGGCGACTGGTGCAGGCGATCGAGCAGGCCCATCCTGGTTTCCGGTTGCGCTACACCGACCCGTTGGGTCAAAAACCTGGCTCCGGCACCGGCATCGAGATGCTGCTGCTGGGCGAATTGAGCTTTGCCCAGTCCTCCCGTCCCCTCAAAGAAGCCGAGATCGCCGCCGCCGAGCGCCGGGGCATCGATCTGGAGCAGGTGCCGGTCGCCATCGACGGTATCGCTGTCTACGTCAATCCAGCCAATTCGATCAGCGGCCTTTCGCTGGTCCAGCTTGAGCAGATTTATACCGGTAGAGCGACCAACTGGCGGCAGGTGGGCGGCCCAAACCTGCCCATCGTCCCCTTTAGCCGCGATCTCAGGGCCGGTGGCACGGTCGATTTTATGAACGAGCACGTCTTTAACCGCAAAGGTTTGGGCCGCAGTGTCCGCCTTGTGCAGGACACCACCGACTCGCTGCGCAAGGTGAGCGCCATCCCCGGCGGCATCGGTTACGCCACCGCTGCTGAAGTGGTTGGCCAGCGCGGTATTCACCCCCTGCCCCTCATCAAAAACAACACCCGCATCGCCCCATTCGACCGCAGCGGACGGATCAACGAATCTGCCTTCACGAGTGGCAGCTATCCGATCACCCGCCGCCTCTACGTGATTGTCAAGCACGATGGCCGCCTCGACGAGCAGGCGGGCACCGCCTACACCAACCTGCTACTGAGCGACGAAGGCCAGCAGTGGGTGCAAAAGCAGGGCTTCATCCCGATCCAGGGCAGCAGTTCTCAGCAGTAG
- a CDS encoding metallophosphoesterase family protein yields MDFVIDPPIAEKIEKMKQRVLWQEPALLERGIDQTRLVLDDGQEDATHFSFLVVGDSGAGPYHGQNPQRRIAELMLFERDDCRFVLHTGDVMYLVGSDEYYPKNFIEPYREFLVGGEQPRKIAYDQMVFNQPFLPVPGNHDYYDLPFLYGLLAQTMQPLRQLLGFKLDLDVGWRGSDRGRVYARAFLDYLKHYTGEAELAHHLDTHYTAQTATGRCLRYRPGAFTRLPNRYYQFEAGGIDFFALDSNTFNAPPALPTSSEGQAFRRQIENKLAELEEHKQQLLESSERLDPEQIEDREPLEELRARIEQLEEVRMDLEKQLTAVENTAVDLEQLDWLEERLVASWQSPEARGRIIYLHHPPYVTEVTKWNQAQTLAVRRRLRRVLDAVARRVGSLSKGRPLVDLIFTGHAHCCEYLRTADTGHGDARLHLLICGGSGFSLRRQRPEGSELSEEFLTDTGSEARTVAHSQFYIGRSGQGSGKRRPYSFLRVDVAAGTPPRFRVRAFTAEYYRGRWRSEQLQPFTIGE; encoded by the coding sequence GTGGATTTCGTCATCGACCCGCCGATCGCCGAGAAGATCGAGAAGATGAAGCAGCGCGTGCTCTGGCAGGAGCCCGCCCTGCTGGAGCGCGGCATCGATCAGACGCGCCTGGTGCTGGATGACGGCCAGGAGGACGCGACGCACTTTTCCTTTCTGGTCGTAGGCGACAGTGGGGCCGGTCCCTACCACGGCCAGAATCCCCAGCGGCGGATTGCTGAGCTGATGCTCTTTGAGCGCGACGATTGTCGCTTCGTGCTGCACACCGGCGATGTGATGTACCTGGTCGGTTCCGACGAGTACTATCCAAAAAACTTCATCGAGCCTTACCGCGAATTTCTCGTAGGCGGCGAGCAGCCCCGCAAGATCGCCTACGACCAGATGGTTTTCAACCAGCCTTTTTTGCCGGTGCCGGGCAACCACGACTACTACGACCTGCCCTTTCTGTACGGTCTGCTCGCCCAGACGATGCAACCGCTGCGGCAACTGTTGGGCTTCAAGCTCGACCTCGATGTGGGCTGGCGCGGCTCGGACCGGGGCCGGGTCTACGCGCGCGCCTTTCTCGATTATCTCAAGCACTACACGGGTGAGGCCGAGCTGGCCCATCACCTCGACACCCACTACACCGCCCAGACGGCGACAGGCCGCTGTCTGCGCTATCGTCCCGGTGCCTTCACGCGCCTGCCGAACCGCTACTACCAGTTTGAGGCGGGCGGCATTGACTTTTTTGCCCTCGACTCGAATACTTTTAACGCCCCACCGGCCCTGCCCACCAGCAGCGAGGGCCAGGCATTCCGCCGTCAGATCGAAAATAAGCTGGCCGAACTGGAGGAGCACAAGCAACAGCTCCTGGAGAGCAGCGAACGGCTCGATCCCGAGCAGATCGAGGACCGCGAGCCCCTGGAGGAACTGCGCGCCCGCATCGAGCAACTGGAGGAGGTGCGCATGGACCTCGAAAAGCAACTCACCGCCGTCGAGAACACCGCCGTCGATCTCGAACAGCTTGACTGGCTGGAGGAGCGCCTCGTCGCCTCCTGGCAGTCTCCCGAGGCGCGGGGTCGGATCATCTATCTGCACCATCCGCCCTACGTCACCGAGGTGACCAAGTGGAACCAGGCCCAGACCCTGGCGGTGCGCCGCCGCCTGCGGCGCGTCCTCGATGCGGTGGCCCGGCGCGTCGGTTCCCTATCCAAGGGCCGTCCCCTGGTGGATTTGATCTTTACGGGCCACGCCCACTGCTGCGAGTACCTGCGCACCGCCGACACCGGCCACGGCGATGCCCGCCTGCACCTGCTCATCTGCGGCGGCAGCGGCTTCAGCCTGCGCCGCCAGCGCCCGGAAGGCAGCGAACTCTCTGAGGAATTTCTCACCGATACCGGCAGCGAAGCGCGCACCGTCGCCCACTCACAGTTTTATATTGGCCGCAGTGGCCAGGGCAGCGGCAAGCGCCGCCCCTACTCGTTTTTGCGCGTCGATGTGGCTGCGGGCACACCGCCCCGCTTCCGCGTGCGCGCCTTTACCGCCGAGTATTACCGGGGGCGCTGGCGCTCCGAGCAGCTCCAGCCCTTTACGATCGGCGAGTAA
- the bchB gene encoding ferredoxin:protochlorophyllide reductase (ATP-dependent) subunit B: MKLAYWMYAGPAHIGTLRIASSFKNVHAIMHAPLGDDYFNVMRSMLERERDFTPVTASVVDRKVLGRGSQDKVVTNIVRKDQEEAPDLIVLTPTCTSSILQEDLSNFVARAQEQSKADVLLADVNHYRHNELTAADITFEQIVRFYIEKCKGNLPARSEKPSANILGISTLGFHNHHDCRELTRLLGDLGIAVNVVAPEGCSVHDIQRLPAAWFNVVPYRELGRPVAEYLQSVAHQPFVDITPMGVIQTAQFIRAIQQILTAGGVAVDYEEFIREQTLFVSQAAWFSRSIDCQNLQGKRAVVYGDGTHAAAITRILAKEMGVRVVWAGTFCKYDGEWFRSQVEGLCDEVIVSDDHALIGDRIAQAEPAAIFGTQMERHIGKRLDIPCGVISSPIHIQNFPVGYRPFLGYEGTNQIADLVYNSFTLGMEDHLLEVFGGHDTKEVVTKTLTADTELEWDEAATRELARIPGFVRSKVKRNTEKFARESGRNQITLEVMYAAKEAAGA, translated from the coding sequence ATGAAACTCGCCTACTGGATGTACGCCGGTCCTGCCCACATCGGTACGCTGCGCATCGCCAGTTCGTTTAAAAACGTTCATGCGATCATGCACGCGCCCCTGGGGGACGATTATTTCAACGTCATGCGCTCGATGCTCGAGCGCGAGCGCGACTTTACGCCGGTCACCGCTTCGGTCGTCGATCGCAAGGTGCTCGGGCGCGGCTCCCAGGACAAGGTGGTGACCAACATCGTCCGCAAGGACCAGGAAGAAGCGCCGGATCTGATCGTGCTCACCCCCACCTGCACGTCATCGATTCTTCAAGAAGATCTGAGCAACTTCGTCGCCCGCGCCCAGGAGCAATCGAAGGCGGACGTGCTTCTAGCCGATGTCAACCACTACCGCCACAACGAACTGACCGCCGCCGACATCACCTTCGAGCAGATCGTGCGCTTTTATATCGAAAAGTGCAAAGGCAACCTGCCGGCGCGCAGCGAGAAGCCCTCGGCCAACATTCTCGGCATCTCAACTTTAGGCTTTCACAACCACCACGACTGCCGGGAATTGACAAGACTGCTGGGCGATCTGGGAATCGCCGTCAACGTCGTCGCCCCCGAAGGCTGCAGCGTCCACGACATTCAAAGATTACCCGCCGCCTGGTTCAACGTCGTGCCCTACCGCGAGTTGGGCCGCCCGGTGGCCGAGTACCTGCAATCGGTGGCCCACCAGCCCTTCGTCGATATCACGCCGATGGGCGTCATCCAGACCGCCCAGTTTATCCGGGCGATCCAGCAAATTCTCACCGCCGGTGGCGTCGCCGTCGATTACGAAGAGTTCATCCGCGAGCAGACCCTCTTTGTCTCCCAGGCCGCCTGGTTCTCGCGCTCGATCGACTGCCAGAACCTGCAGGGCAAGCGCGCCGTCGTCTACGGCGACGGGACGCACGCTGCTGCGATTACCCGCATTCTCGCCAAAGAGATGGGCGTGCGCGTCGTCTGGGCCGGTACTTTTTGCAAGTACGACGGCGAATGGTTCCGCTCCCAGGTCGAAGGGTTGTGCGACGAGGTGATTGTCAGCGACGACCACGCCCTGATCGGCGATCGGATTGCCCAGGCGGAGCCGGCTGCCATCTTCGGCACCCAGATGGAGCGCCACATCGGTAAGCGCCTCGACATCCCCTGCGGGGTCATTTCTTCTCCCATCCACATCCAGAACTTTCCGGTGGGCTACCGGCCCTTCTTAGGCTACGAGGGCACCAACCAGATCGCCGATCTGGTCTACAACTCGTTCACCCTCGGCATGGAAGATCACCTGCTGGAGGTCTTCGGCGGCCACGACACCAAAGAAGTGGTCACCAAGACCCTCACCGCCGACACCGAACTGGAGTGGGACGAGGCTGCCACCCGCGAATTGGCCCGCATTCCCGGCTTTGTGCGCTCCAAAGTCAAGCGCAATACCGAGAAGTTTGCCCGCGAGAGTGGCCGCAACCAGATCACCCTCGAAGTGATGTACGCCGCCAAAGAAGCCGCCGGAGCCTGA
- a CDS encoding YncE family protein — MRDFWPRAWIGVVCGALLQASPLWAAGFPGGAGGFLLVPQAQQVQKIDLTTGKAAVRLNVPVANVFHNAAFTADGTLLVAGDASVSLIGPDGRLVGQLALPDPVVEANLKEASSDIPVLQPATSRSRHLIGVGYSPRTRTAYLGVRDEEVVTLYRIDPQAKSVQVFATIKEVANPRDLVVTADGLRIYLSSVEVVPEPAGRLYSINPITGAVGEPLAVAFDPTRPQMATSRDGNLLFVPAADESLLVVNTRSNSVVRRIRLAKANQKGERLQRVLSTPDDRHLWVATNRRLVLWDALDGVAVAEQPLAAQALDVSMGEGERVWSLHPAIGGKPATLRVWDGSHLLSNDTPAESLKEPEKDRLPPIAQFTEAISGANRLLVADSPVSTTQNLGLPRVAVVGFDTGEVRYGRYPNIADVISGDLLWTRRYEIVSPIQVKSVLASLDLAREQLGNDPEAIRQVATLLGADIILVGAPLRVNMPNRNLEALSSFISPIAAFLVPQFFSPQVFSKAEAFDQSGKSLWKGDVVNSDSAFFAGKTDTVLLANAMVITAHDIANKFSNGVYNEIKANGFKADLPPLLKNDALKDVRRVALLGPDSALFNDATNSPESLGQLIAPRLAEALGWQVEGPDEALSRLADLGIEPAQILTTDPKLLARALGVDAVMLGLVRSSTYVSGSVLGLSQNAAADVVLQFELVDRQGRVLWKDIQVRNIAEGAEGGALRQAAKAVVERLQIGLKQAQAPASEQKRS; from the coding sequence GTGCGAGACTTCTGGCCCAGAGCATGGATTGGCGTCGTCTGTGGAGCGCTCCTGCAAGCGAGTCCCCTTTGGGCAGCAGGCTTCCCTGGGGGGGCAGGTGGCTTTTTGCTGGTGCCCCAGGCCCAGCAGGTCCAGAAAATAGATCTCACCACCGGCAAAGCGGCAGTCCGGCTGAATGTGCCGGTGGCAAACGTCTTTCATAACGCTGCTTTTACAGCCGACGGCACCCTGCTGGTGGCGGGCGATGCGTCGGTGAGCCTGATCGGACCGGATGGCCGCCTGGTAGGCCAGTTGGCGCTGCCGGACCCGGTGGTGGAGGCCAACCTCAAAGAAGCCAGTTCCGACATTCCCGTGCTGCAACCGGCCACTTCCCGCAGTCGGCACCTCATCGGCGTCGGCTATAGCCCCCGCACCCGCACCGCTTACCTGGGGGTGCGCGACGAGGAGGTGGTCACCCTCTACCGCATCGACCCCCAGGCCAAAAGCGTCCAGGTCTTCGCCACGATCAAAGAGGTGGCCAACCCCCGCGATCTGGTGGTCACAGCCGACGGCCTGCGCATCTACCTTTCGTCGGTGGAAGTGGTGCCGGAGCCGGCGGGCCGCCTCTATTCGATCAACCCGATTACCGGAGCGGTGGGCGAGCCGCTCGCCGTCGCCTTCGATCCGACCCGGCCCCAGATGGCCACCAGCCGCGACGGCAATTTGCTCTTTGTCCCGGCGGCGGATGAGAGCCTGCTGGTGGTCAACACCCGCTCCAACAGCGTCGTGCGCCGAATCCGGCTTGCAAAGGCAAACCAGAAGGGCGAGCGGCTGCAGCGTGTGCTGAGTACCCCGGACGATCGGCACCTGTGGGTGGCGACCAACCGCAGGCTGGTGCTCTGGGACGCCCTCGACGGTGTGGCGGTGGCCGAGCAGCCCCTCGCCGCCCAGGCGCTCGATGTCTCGATGGGCGAGGGCGAGCGCGTCTGGTCGTTGCACCCGGCGATAGGCGGCAAACCGGCGACGCTGCGCGTCTGGGACGGCAGCCACCTGTTGAGCAACGACACTCCTGCCGAGAGCCTCAAGGAGCCCGAGAAGGACCGCCTGCCTCCGATCGCCCAGTTCACTGAGGCGATAAGCGGAGCCAATCGCCTGCTGGTGGCCGATTCGCCCGTCTCGACGACCCAGAATCTGGGCCTGCCCAGGGTGGCGGTGGTCGGCTTCGATACGGGCGAAGTTCGCTATGGTCGTTACCCAAATATTGCCGATGTGATTAGCGGCGATCTGCTCTGGACGCGCCGCTACGAGATCGTCTCACCGATTCAGGTCAAGTCGGTGCTTGCGAGCCTCGATCTAGCTCGCGAGCAACTGGGCAACGATCCCGAGGCGATTCGCCAGGTGGCGACGCTTTTGGGGGCAGACATCATCCTGGTAGGGGCACCGCTCAGGGTGAACATGCCCAACCGCAACCTCGAAGCGCTCAGCTCGTTTATCAGCCCGATCGCCGCTTTTTTGGTGCCACAATTTTTTTCACCCCAGGTCTTCAGCAAGGCCGAAGCGTTCGATCAAAGCGGCAAATCGCTCTGGAAGGGCGATGTCGTCAACTCCGACAGCGCTTTTTTTGCCGGTAAGACCGACACGGTGCTGCTGGCAAATGCGATGGTGATCACCGCCCACGACATCGCCAACAAATTTTCCAACGGCGTCTACAACGAGATCAAAGCGAACGGCTTCAAAGCCGATCTGCCGCCCTTGCTCAAAAACGACGCCCTCAAGGATGTGCGGCGGGTCGCTCTTTTAGGTCCAGACTCGGCCCTCTTCAACGATGCGACCAACAGCCCCGAGAGCCTCGGGCAACTCATCGCACCGCGCCTCGCCGAAGCGCTGGGCTGGCAGGTAGAAGGCCCCGACGAAGCGCTCTCGCGCCTGGCGGATCTGGGGATCGAACCGGCCCAGATTCTCACCACCGACCCAAAGCTTTTGGCGCGCGCCCTCGGGGTCGATGCGGTGATGCTCGGGCTGGTGCGCAGTTCGACCTACGTCTCCGGCAGTGTGCTTGGCCTCTCGCAGAATGCGGCGGCGGACGTGGTGCTGCAGTTCGAGCTGGTGGACCGCCAGGGCCGGGTGCTCTGGAAGGACATCCAGGTGCGCAACATCGCCGAAGGAGCCGAAGGAGGGGCGCTGCGCCAGGCGGCCAAAGCGGTCGTCGAGCGGTTGCAGATCGGCCTCAAGCAGGCCCAGGCACCGGCCAGCGAACAAAAGCGCTCCTAA
- a CDS encoding AI-2E family transporter yields the protein MPVLTPLQRSLITWLLLVAGSWAALQVLEYFREFITIFVIAGLIAFLLSYPVAFLSKYLPRSTAAFVVYSLAGLVVAIFAVVVAPLVSQQTVQLVRSLPDLVRSGSLQLEAFLNWARKLGLPVDTDQLVSEMGSRLQQQLQVLTSPQSLEFLLGTFTGVLNFVLILVIAFYMLLEGHKLWQELIGFLPGRIRERFSESLQYNLRGFFTGQLILGLFMSLCLTPFYLFVGVPFALLLALFVGVMELIPFIGATLGISVVVIICVTQNPLLALWVLIGSVVIQQIKDNVIAPRILGNFTGLSPVLIFGALLIGAKVSGLLGVLLAIPVSGVIKSLYESLVAHHSEPPPALPSLPEPTAGRGDRTDSP from the coding sequence ATGCCTGTACTGACTCCACTGCAGCGATCGCTGATTACCTGGCTGTTGCTTGTGGCCGGAAGCTGGGCCGCCTTGCAGGTGCTGGAGTATTTTCGTGAGTTTATAACTATTTTTGTGATCGCCGGGCTGATCGCCTTTTTGCTCAGCTATCCGGTTGCTTTTTTAAGCAAGTACCTGCCGCGCTCGACGGCAGCCTTTGTCGTCTATTCGCTGGCCGGGCTGGTGGTCGCCATTTTTGCGGTGGTCGTCGCTCCCCTCGTCTCCCAGCAGACGGTTCAACTTGTCCGTTCGCTGCCGGATCTGGTGCGTTCCGGTTCGCTGCAGCTGGAGGCATTTTTGAACTGGGCGAGAAAGCTCGGTTTGCCGGTCGATACCGATCAGCTCGTCAGTGAGATGGGCAGTCGCCTGCAGCAGCAGTTGCAGGTGCTCACCTCGCCCCAGTCGCTCGAATTTTTGCTGGGCACCTTCACCGGTGTGCTCAACTTTGTCTTGATCCTGGTCATCGCCTTTTACATGCTGCTGGAGGGACACAAGCTCTGGCAGGAGTTGATCGGCTTTTTGCCCGGACGGATTCGCGAGCGCTTCTCCGAATCGCTCCAGTACAACCTGCGGGGTTTTTTTACTGGCCAGCTGATCCTGGGGCTTTTTATGTCGCTGTGTCTGACGCCTTTTTATCTATTTGTGGGGGTGCCCTTTGCCCTGCTGTTGGCCCTATTTGTAGGGGTAATGGAGTTGATCCCCTTTATCGGAGCGACCCTCGGGATCAGCGTCGTCGTGATTATCTGTGTCACTCAAAATCCGCTTCTGGCGCTATGGGTGCTGATAGGTTCGGTGGTCATCCAGCAAATCAAAGACAACGTGATTGCCCCGCGCATCCTGGGCAACTTCACGGGCCTCAGTCCGGTGCTCATCTTTGGAGCTCTGCTCATCGGCGCAAAAGTCTCGGGTCTTCTGGGGGTGCTGCTCGCCATCCCGGTAAGCGGCGTCATTAAAAGCCTCTACGAGTCGCTGGTTGCCCATCATTCAGAACCGCCTCCGGCCCTGCCCTCGCTGCCGGAACCAACCGCCGGCAGGGGGGATCGCACCGATTCTCCCTGA
- a CDS encoding sigma-70 family RNA polymerase sigma factor: MADSGQGKAVEVRKTRQSATFERDSVGLYLQEIGRIPLLKPEEEVMLARAISQGGPRGEWAKRKLVQANLRLVVSIAKKYLNRGVPFLDLIQEGSLGLIRAAEKFEHERGYKFSTYAYWWIRQAITRAVASQARTVRLPVHLVEKINRVKKVRRSLAQDLGRTPSQAELAEALELSEDDLEHILRAARRTVSLNITVGKEEDTELIHLIEDSQTDQPDVYIDRESMRVEVGDLLDRHLTPRERDILQLRFGLRDGQQRTLDQVGKMFDLSRERIRQIQAKAFRKLRRVRQRQRLQDWIGI, from the coding sequence GTGGCAGATTCAGGACAGGGCAAGGCAGTTGAAGTTCGCAAAACCCGGCAGAGCGCAACATTCGAGCGAGACTCGGTTGGACTCTACCTGCAAGAAATTGGCCGCATTCCTCTGCTCAAGCCAGAAGAGGAAGTGATGCTGGCGCGGGCCATCTCCCAGGGCGGGCCGCGCGGCGAGTGGGCAAAGCGCAAGCTGGTGCAGGCCAACTTGCGGCTGGTGGTTTCGATCGCCAAGAAGTACCTCAACCGGGGTGTACCGTTTCTCGATCTGATTCAAGAAGGGTCGCTGGGGCTCATCCGGGCCGCCGAAAAGTTCGAGCACGAGCGCGGCTACAAGTTTTCGACCTACGCCTACTGGTGGATTCGCCAGGCAATCACAAGGGCGGTGGCCTCCCAGGCGCGCACGGTGCGGTTGCCGGTGCATCTGGTCGAAAAGATCAACCGCGTCAAGAAGGTACGCCGTTCCCTCGCTCAAGATCTGGGCCGCACGCCGAGCCAGGCGGAACTGGCCGAGGCGCTCGAATTGAGCGAGGACGATCTTGAGCACATCTTGCGGGCAGCCAGGCGGACGGTATCGCTCAACATCACCGTCGGCAAAGAAGAAGACACCGAGCTGATTCACCTCATCGAAGACAGCCAGACCGATCAGCCCGACGTCTACATCGACCGCGAATCGATGCGCGTCGAGGTGGGCGACCTGCTCGATCGGCACCTCACCCCCCGCGAGCGCGATATTTTGCAGTTGCGCTTCGGGTTGCGCGACGGCCAGCAGCGCACCCTCGATCAGGTGGGCAAGATGTTCGATCTCTCCCGCGAGCGCATCCGCCAGATCCAGGCCAAAGCCTTCCGCAAACTGCGCCGGGTGCGCCAGCGCCAGCGCCTCCAGGACTGGATTGGTATTTAG
- a CDS encoding FG-GAP repeat domain-containing protein gives MVFSPRWRYWLVGLAATLSLGARPVAAQISFAAASSFSAGPGPEFVAKGDLDGDGDIDLVTVNGIPYNTVTVLKNSGGSFSAQSFKTGYSPVTATLGDFDGDGDLDIATANPALRGSYNTVSILLNRGDGTFGLRRNFDVGGNIPVAIVAADLNGDGKLDLATANSASDNISVLTGNGNGTFATARLFATGNYPADIVAGDFDRDGDIDLATSNADQFVPAEPSTVSLLRNSGNGSFTVARTLPVDDKPLEIKSGDLDGDGDLDLVTVNQTDATISVLLNKGNGTFAARRNFAVGAEAPYALTLGDLDGDGDLDVVTANGLSESVSVLKNNGRGSFGAPSLSAAGDALFSVVAADLNGDGKLDVAVTDLFANSAVVLRGNGNGTLVAARTFATVGQPVAVAAGDIDGDGDNDLLAATEFSVYSNDRDDVSVLTNNGTAQFSTSSIQADIYRPYAIAAGDLDGDGDTDLAVAAFGNVSGTGDGQVAILKNNGSGSFAPAISVTVADNLVTIAQGDLDGDGDLDLVVGNRGSYRVDLLTNDGTGNFAVRSLAVSGNSEAVAIADFDGDGDNDLAVGVPGTIHLFANTGGGNFVAAATLSANSNELTAGDFDGDGDIDIAGANTNTASVLLNNGDGTFAPQTTLKIGDYLQSIAQGDLDGDGDLDLVLADGGANAAVVLANDGRGTFALSGRFAVAAAASRAIVVADLDGDRRLDLATANEFSLNVSVLLNTSP, from the coding sequence ATGGTCTTCTCGCCTCGATGGCGCTACTGGTTGGTGGGGCTGGCTGCAACGCTCAGCCTGGGAGCAAGGCCAGTGGCAGCTCAGATCAGTTTTGCGGCGGCCAGTTCTTTTTCGGCTGGACCTGGGCCCGAGTTCGTCGCCAAAGGCGACCTCGACGGCGACGGCGACATCGATCTGGTGACGGTCAACGGTATACCGTACAACACCGTTACCGTCCTCAAAAATAGCGGTGGCAGCTTCAGTGCCCAATCCTTCAAGACCGGTTACAGCCCAGTAACAGCGACCCTTGGAGATTTCGACGGTGACGGCGACCTCGATATCGCCACCGCCAATCCTGCCTTGCGCGGTTCGTATAACACCGTATCGATTCTCCTCAACCGGGGGGATGGCACGTTTGGGTTGCGGCGCAACTTCGATGTGGGCGGCAATATTCCCGTCGCGATCGTCGCCGCCGATCTCAACGGCGACGGCAAACTCGATCTGGCTACGGCCAACTCGGCCTCCGACAATATTTCGGTGCTGACGGGCAACGGCAACGGTACCTTTGCTACGGCCCGGCTGTTTGCGACAGGCAACTACCCGGCGGACATCGTGGCGGGCGATTTTGACCGCGACGGCGACATCGACCTGGCCACCAGCAACGCCGATCAATTTGTTCCGGCAGAACCGAGTACCGTCTCGCTCCTGCGCAACTCCGGCAACGGCAGCTTCACTGTAGCGCGGACTCTGCCGGTAGATGACAAGCCGCTGGAGATCAAAAGTGGCGACCTCGACGGCGACGGCGATCTGGATCTAGTCACCGTCAACCAGACCGACGCAACAATCTCCGTCCTGCTCAATAAGGGAAACGGCACTTTTGCGGCGCGCCGGAACTTCGCTGTCGGCGCGGAGGCACCCTACGCTCTGACTCTGGGCGATCTCGACGGCGACGGCGACCTCGATGTGGTGACAGCCAACGGTCTTTCTGAGAGCGTATCGGTGCTCAAGAACAACGGCAGGGGTAGTTTTGGCGCTCCCTCGCTCAGTGCGGCTGGAGACGCGCTTTTTTCGGTGGTGGCTGCGGATCTCAACGGCGACGGCAAACTGGACGTGGCTGTAACGGACCTGTTCGCCAATAGCGCAGTGGTGCTCCGGGGCAATGGCAATGGCACGCTGGTTGCGGCCCGGACCTTCGCCACTGTCGGTCAGCCCGTGGCGGTCGCCGCCGGGGATATCGACGGCGACGGCGACAACGATCTGCTCGCCGCTACTGAGTTTTCGGTGTACAGCAACGACAGAGACGATGTTTCGGTCCTCACCAACAACGGTACGGCCCAGTTCAGCACCAGTTCGATTCAAGCTGATATCTATCGGCCCTACGCCATTGCAGCGGGCGATCTCGACGGCGACGGTGACACCGATCTGGCAGTCGCCGCTTTTGGCAACGTCTCCGGGACTGGCGATGGCCAGGTTGCGATCTTAAAGAACAACGGCAGCGGCAGCTTCGCTCCTGCTATCTCTGTGACCGTAGCAGACAACCTGGTAACGATTGCTCAGGGAGATCTTGACGGTGACGGCGATCTCGATCTGGTGGTCGGCAACAGGGGCAGCTACCGCGTCGATCTGCTCACCAACGACGGCACGGGCAACTTTGCCGTGCGTTCGCTCGCCGTCAGCGGCAACAGCGAGGCGGTGGCGATTGCCGACTTCGACGGCGACGGCGACAACGATCTGGCCGTGGGCGTTCCTGGCACCATCCACCTGTTTGCCAATACTGGTGGTGGCAATTTTGTCGCTGCCGCTACCCTCTCTGCTAACTCTAACGAATTGACGGCTGGAGACTTCGACGGCGACGGCGATATCGACATTGCCGGTGCCAACACCAACACCGCCTCGGTACTGCTCAACAACGGCGACGGCACCTTTGCTCCCCAGACCACTCTCAAGATCGGGGATTACCTGCAGTCGATTGCCCAGGGAGATCTAGACGGCGACGGCGATCTGGATCTGGTGCTGGCCGACGGAGGAGCGAATGCGGCGGTGGTACTTGCAAACGATGGCCGGGGCACATTTGCCCTCTCGGGACGCTTTGCTGTCGCGGCTGCCGCTTCGCGGGCGATCGTAGTCGCAGACCTCGACGGCGATAGGCGCTTGGATCTTGCCACCGCTAACGAATTCTCGCTCAACGTCTCGGTGCTACTGAACACCAGTCCCTGA